Within Schistocerca americana isolate TAMUIC-IGC-003095 unplaced genomic scaffold, iqSchAmer2.1 HiC_scaffold_723, whole genome shotgun sequence, the genomic segment TCAGTGACAAGGGTATCGGCAGGGTGGTGTGAGAGGATCCCTGTGAtcctccatatacataaatgagctggcagacagggtgggcagcaatctgcagctatttgctgataaatggaaatgtcgtgtggctggggcctcccatcgggtagacggttcgcctggtgcaggtctttcgatttgacgccacttcggcgacctgcgcgatgatgattaggacaacgcaacacccagtccctgagcggagaaaatttccgacccagccgggaatcgaacctgggcccttaggattgacagtctgtcacgctgaccactcagctaccggggcggactatttgctgatgatgctgaggtaGAGAAAGGTGGTGTTTTTGAGTGACTTAGCAgtgtacaaggtgacttagacgaaatttcttgTTTGTATAATGAATGAAAGCTACCTTTAAACGTAGAAATATGTAAGCTatggcagatgagtaggaaaaactatcCAGTAATGCTCCTCTACAGCATTAGAAGCGTTCTGCTTGAtagtcacgtccattaaatatccTGGAGTaaagctgcaaagcgatatgaaatggaacgagcacgtaaataGGGAAGTGTAAATAACCTGTAAAGTAGATGTCTACGGAACAGTAATGCGATTCATTCTTGGGTACTGCGTGAGTGTTGATCGTCACCGGGTCGGATTGAAGGAATGGCATCAAAGAAATTGAGGCAGGCTTCTAACATTTGGTAGCAATAGGtttgaagaaaatgttacagagCTGCTGTAGAAACTCAAATGTCAATCCCTGGGGGGAAGCTGATGTTCTTTCAAGGAACACCATTGAGAATACGTAGAGAATTGGCTTTGGcagctgacagcagaacgattctgctgctaccaacgtacatttcgcgtaaggacccaaAGATAAGATGCTAGGAATTAGgactcataaggaggcatatagacacttgtttcactgtccattataattatccgggctgttatgccgtggtcggttgatgaattctgtgtcaattcccaacgtttcgtctccgactgcaggagatatcttcaagggggtctgtagctcgatggaaggtccaacacacccactggctcgctactgactgtactgggtgtgttggaccttccatcaagctactgacccccttgaagatgtctcccgcagtcggagacgaaacgttgggaattgacacagaattcatcaaccgaccatggcataacagcccggataattataatgtacATGATATTTCcgcccgtgaaagtctacattttagtacttGTTTCACTGTCGCTCTACTtgggagtggaacgggaaaggtaaTTACTAGCAGTTTCCTAAATACCGGGAGTGATTATGAGCTATAGATTCGCCAGGCCTTGTTTGTATTGCTCCTGATCTCCATATTTAAAACCTTCATTGTTTTGTAACACTGTACTGCGACTAGAAATTACAGAAATAGTGTCTTCACCCCTTTCTGTCGACTTCTTGTGGGAAATACAGGTGTTTGATATTGTATTGTTGAAGACACGTGGCTATCACCTGTGGCTAGGGAAGGATGTCATGCAGCTGTGATTGACATGTAATTGGCGATATTTACCCGCTGCTGCTGAGCACAGATCACCTATGCCTAATACATGAATTTACGGTGCTGTGTAAGGGCAAATGGCTGTTCAGTGATGCCTTGTTTCAGAAACATTCACAATGGCAGCCGCCAGGGAGGTGCAAGAGGCTGCTGCTACGGATGCTGGGGAAGGGACCACGGTGACTCTGGTGGCCGGGGACACGCGGCTGGTGGCGGACAGGGCCGTCCTGGCAGACAGGAGCCCCGTGTTCGCCGCCATGCTCTGCCAGGACACGCCGGAGGCCAACAGCAGTGTCGTCACCGTCCCCGACGTCGAGGGCCCGGTGCTGCACCAGCTGCTGGCCTACATGAACTCCCTCCATGCTCCCGAGATGCCCCGCATGGCCCCACAACTCCTGGCAGCTGCAGACAGGTACGGCGTGTGGGGGCTGAAGGTCCAGTGTGAGGAGCAGCTGGCCAGTCAGCTGTCAGCAGAGAACGCGGCGCGCACGGCGGTGCTGGCAGTGAGGTACTCCTGTCCCAGCCTCGCTGAGGTCGCTGTCGCCTTCATAAAAGCCAACTCGCTGGTGTTTGCCACAGCGGGTTGGGCCGATGCGGTCCTCAACCACCCTGATGAGGTGGTCAAAGTGAGTCAGTTGCTCGGTGGGCCACTAACAGAAACCAGGTAAGTGTGAGACAAGATGATCACCTGCATTTACCATTGTTAAGTGTGAAACTCTGTccagatatctgtgtgtgtgtgtctgtgtgtgtgtgtgtgtgtgtgtgtgtgtgtgtgtgtgtgtgttcaaggcTATAATGTTTGCCACTGAGTTTGTATAGATGTCTCTGTCCTGTAAAATACAGCTTCATTGATGCCTGCAACAGCCATTTGCTGGTACCTCAGAATACTTTTGTTGCCCGGCAGATTCAAAgagaattgttaaggctttcgtcgccacttgttgacaaactgcctactggcttctatCTCGGGTCATTTGGCcgatgttcgtctgatgattttactgacgtttcgccagcacgagtggctgacattgtcaaagcttcgcccttcactgccagtggtgaactggagcccaCCTCGCTGCCGCAGACGGGATGACTGGATGATCAATCATTACCAGGATGAAAGAACATAAGAGACAGTGCAGGTTGGGCCAGCTTGAGAAATCAGCCGCttattcagagaagctgtagaaatagaaAAACACGTGAATGGCTCCAACAAGAAagcggaaagccttaaggtaaacggatcctggattcctgtaatgcagcgaacgaccgtcgcaggtagcaagagtacaactgcaccggaaatgaccgcggaaaaGCCCTCAGACATTGGGGCAACAGGTACATATGGTCTGTGGCTGTGAGCTCGGCTCCAATtcatcaccggcaatggagggtgaagctttgacaatgccagccactcatgctgcagATGTCATGAAACAGCCCAAGTTTTCATAGCTTCAAACATTTTGACCTTTACACAGTCCCTCCTTATTTGTTGTCACTGTTAAATTGCATGTGTACAAAACGTTGCCCTATAGCTTTCTGCATCAGGTATCTCAACAAAGGTACAAACCCTTTGTATACAGCATCAGTCATTCTGCTGTGGGCACAAAGATGCGTTGCTCAGCACATAAGCCGAAGCAGTGATGTGTCTAGTTTGGGGCCAAGACGAGCTGTGCCTCAGGCCTCATTCTGTGCACTGTGCAGGTCACTAAAATCCTGTTTGCGTAAAGTAGAGTTTAAAGCGGTTTAGTGTGTCTTCTTCAACTGCTACTTGCAGTAAAATACCTAGCAATAGTGTCACGCTGCGTAAACACAAGAAAAGATGAGGACTAAGTGTGTCACTCATAACCAACACCTGGTACAAAGTATCGTACTGCAGCAAAGATCATGTTGAGCAACAATATATTAACAGTTTTCGATTGATGATGCAGCTAATATAGACCTGAGGAAATCAGTTCGTGTAAAGTAGATGGTCAGAGCAATTGCTATTCCCAACTCGGTGTTTAcaatctgaaaataattttctcAGCGCAATCTTTTATTGTCTTTAGACGGTATAGGAAAACTTTTTAACTACATTTAAGGCTCAGCAGATGAAACAGTTCCTCATTAATGGCTTGTATAGAAGATTCGCAGAAAAGGTGAAGTGAGCGTCTGTGCACCCACGTGAGGTTGATCATTATGCATGCAACCTGTGACCAGCTCAAAGGATAAGAACCCAGGCCTAACGGCAGCTCTGGCTGCTCCCATACAGTGTGGAGTCTCCCCATATTGTTTCTCTTTGTTCAGCCATCATGCACAGCACATGTAACACTGGCTCCCACAGAAGGGGTGTAGTGGTCAACATGCTTTGCTTGCATCCTTGATGAAAAGGCGTCATATTTGTTTGCCTGtctttcaagttttctgtatcttcACAAAACTGTCCAGTAAATACCACAGGATTTCCTTCAGTTAGGGTGCTGCTGACGGCCTTCTCCACCCTACCCATTGCTGCTTCTGTACCTTCTCCGATAACCAGAACATTGAAGAGTCACTGATATTTAACTTCCATTTGTTCCACACCACTTACTTATATATTCCCCTGAATTTCTGATAGCTAATAAAATTTTTGGCTACACTTAAATATTTATGCAATACTTTGTGATATTTACTTACTAGAAATTTTCTCTTTTGGTTAAATTGGCTGCACTTCCTAGATCATTGATAATTAACTTCAAGCCCCTATTGTTAATTATTCAGCCTGATTCTCTCTTTTTTGGTTAGCATGACATGAAAATTCATGTTTGAAACACGAAATATATTAAAATTGCTCTACATTTTCTTTAAAGAAGCTGTTTTCGAAACACATCACCCATGAATATACTATCTAAtcgcattaatgtgacaacctgtcaaagGCCTGAATAAGCTCCTTTGGCAGCACAACGTATgtgggaagagagtcaatgagtttctggaaggtacagacaggccAGCTGCACTAGTCTTCTCAGTTTAGAATCCATGGCATGAACAGCACACTCGAGGTAGTCCCAAAGATCCTCAATTGGAGTggtgagggggaaaggggggagtTATAGGAAGGCTGggaaatatgaaaaagaaaatatgaTGCCTGGATCTAGATTTAACGTGaccagtgaattgaaatggaaagaaggatggCCTGTTAGAGGAATGTGATAATATCAACAGGATGAGGAAGTTGAGGGAAAGGTCAACGCTGAATAGCAACCCAGGAGTAATTTTGAAGAGTTcagtgatttatttgtgtcataatTAGCAAAACAATAGCAACAATAATTCAGTTTTGGAAGCCATTGTCACTCCCAGAAAATCAAGTGACAGGAAGAGAGTATACAACAATAGTGAATAGGTATCTCTGTATGTAAAAAGAGAGAAATCTAATAATCATTGGTTTGCTGTAATAGGGGAAGGTAAAAAGACATAGTTAATAGACAATATAAGATTATTGGaaagaacgagagaggagaaagtttCCTAGAATTCTGAATTAAATATCTACTGGTAACAATAAACATGATCCTAAAGAGTAAAATCAGAAGAAAGTGGAAAAGGCCTCTTCTGCCTCAGCTCCTCAAGATATAGAGCACCTTGGTCGCACCGCTGCAGTTTTGCATAACAGCATGTCCCAGCATTGACACACATATAGAGCAGAAACTCTACCCATTATAGATTACTTTTCTGGCTGTTCCAAGAAATTTAGTGCTGATAGCACCACCTACGTTTATGTGagatgtgggggtggggggagg encodes:
- the LOC124589757 gene encoding speckle-type POZ protein-like; translation: MAAAREVQEAAATDAGEGTTVTLVAGDTRLVADRAVLADRSPVFAAMLCQDTPEANSSVVTVPDVEGPVLHQLLAYMNSLHAPEMPRMAPQLLAAADRYGVWGLKVQCEEQLASQLSAENAARTAVLAVRYSCPSLAEVAVAFIKANSLVFATAGWADAVLNHPDEVVKVSQLLGGPLTET